The following are encoded together in the Proteiniphilum saccharofermentans genome:
- a CDS encoding IS4 family transposase yields the protein MLRDKDIKKIQELKADFTPGRVSAEDIFSRFKALKLSEGLSEFKWFKTRGYDFKMVLALLVSMVVSSDKTVNSYLNSPTGEGSTMGKDVFYRLKNSPFICWRMLMWHLVHRFLTVTSKDSDVDDTSSRYLIFDDTTLSKTGKRIEKIGKVWDHVTNSYVLGFKLLVMMYWDGKSSMPLDFSLHREKGKNQERPFGMSKKQIRKQYSCKRIKDSYTAKRVEEVDTNKIQMVLRMFFTAIYRGLRVDYVLVDSWFTCDALIQAIRGVKDKEVHLIGMYKFAKTKFEYQGKSLTHAQINNMLGKARRCRSLGYQYKQAKVLYQGVEICLFFSRRGKNDKWKVLLTTDTKLTFKGLIRHYQVRWVVEVFNRESKQLLNLGRCQSSNFDAQVAETTISMIAYLLLTLRFRYDNYESKGALYRSMNADVLRETLDRRLWGLFIELACSVCEVLEMDADDLLEKMLANPKAESMIIALCCSVMVKDD from the coding sequence ATGCTGCGGGACAAAGATATTAAAAAGATTCAAGAGTTGAAAGCGGACTTTACCCCCGGCAGGGTTTCCGCGGAAGATATTTTTAGCCGCTTCAAGGCGTTGAAGCTAAGCGAAGGTCTTTCTGAGTTCAAATGGTTCAAGACCCGGGGATATGATTTTAAAATGGTCCTGGCCCTGCTGGTCTCCATGGTGGTCAGTTCAGACAAGACGGTCAACTCCTATCTGAACAGCCCCACAGGTGAAGGTTCCACCATGGGCAAGGATGTGTTCTATCGCCTGAAGAACAGTCCCTTTATATGCTGGCGGATGCTTATGTGGCATCTTGTGCATCGTTTTCTGACGGTGACGTCCAAAGATAGTGATGTAGATGATACCTCATCCCGTTACCTGATCTTCGATGACACCACCCTGTCCAAAACCGGTAAGCGTATAGAGAAGATCGGGAAGGTATGGGATCATGTAACAAACAGCTACGTGCTTGGATTCAAGCTGTTGGTGATGATGTACTGGGACGGCAAGTCCTCCATGCCACTGGATTTCAGTCTTCACCGGGAGAAAGGGAAGAATCAGGAACGCCCCTTTGGGATGAGCAAAAAGCAGATCCGCAAGCAATACAGTTGCAAGCGTATCAAGGACTCGTATACCGCTAAACGTGTGGAAGAAGTGGACACGAACAAGATCCAGATGGTCCTGCGGATGTTTTTCACGGCCATCTATCGCGGGCTTCGCGTTGATTACGTCCTGGTGGACAGCTGGTTTACTTGCGATGCGTTGATACAGGCTATCCGGGGTGTGAAGGACAAGGAAGTTCACCTGATCGGGATGTACAAGTTTGCAAAGACTAAGTTTGAGTACCAGGGTAAGAGCCTGACCCACGCCCAGATCAATAACATGCTGGGCAAAGCCAGGCGCTGCCGTTCCCTGGGTTACCAGTACAAACAGGCCAAAGTGCTGTACCAAGGTGTTGAGATCTGCCTTTTCTTTAGTCGTCGGGGCAAAAATGACAAATGGAAGGTTTTGTTGACGACGGACACGAAGCTGACGTTCAAGGGATTGATCAGGCATTACCAGGTAAGATGGGTTGTGGAGGTGTTCAATCGAGAATCGAAGCAATTGTTGAACCTGGGAAGATGTCAATCCAGTAACTTTGACGCCCAGGTAGCAGAAACGACCATCAGCATGATAGCCTATCTGTTATTGACACTGCGTTTCCGGTACGATAACTACGAGTCGAAAGGGGCACTCTATCGGTCAATGAACGCCGATGTGCTCAGGGAAACACTCGACAGACGGCTATGGGGGCTGTTCATCGAGTTAGCCTGCTCAGTATGCGAGGTATTGGAGATGGATGCCGATGATTTACTTGAAAAAATGTTGGCCAATCCAAAAGCAGAATCCATGATCATTGCACTGTGTTGTTCGGTGATGGTTAAGGACGATTGA
- a CDS encoding VOC family protein, with amino-acid sequence MSYDILGLRHITAISNNAKKNFDFYTNVLGLRLVTDVSQLKMKLIIRG; translated from the coding sequence ATGAGCTATGACATCCTGGGGCTGCGCCATATCACCGCCATCTCCAACAACGCGAAAAAGAACTTCGATTTTTACACCAACGTGCTGGGATTAAGATTAGTAACTGATGTTTCGCAGTTAAAAATGAAGTTGATAATCAGAGGATAA
- a CDS encoding TolB-like translocation protein, protein MQGVDLELVFHLVGENGSLTGTMDVPMQGATGIPVDVIEQTGNELKLGVSAAQITYKGMLQGDSITGNYEQAGMTLPLTLKRFESKLPGNPELVSSDEELQALIAHDEGDYTYSVADYFARPNASSFQLSPNGKYLSYMEKEGLKNHVYTKELATGEVVRAIEEKEEPIKGYGWVNDDRLFYAMDHGGNENYHIYAANIDGSNALDLTPFDGVRAGIISLLKEQKDYIIISMNKDNPQIFEPYKLNVVTGELEKLYENSDPANPIQGYDFDPTFTLKIIFDKK, encoded by the coding sequence GTGCAGGGGGTCGACTTGGAACTGGTGTTCCATCTTGTAGGGGAGAACGGGAGTCTTACCGGTACCATGGATGTGCCCATGCAGGGCGCGACCGGTATCCCCGTGGATGTAATCGAGCAAACCGGGAACGAGTTAAAGCTGGGTGTGTCGGCAGCACAAATTACCTATAAAGGCATGCTCCAGGGCGATAGCATCACCGGGAACTACGAGCAGGCGGGGATGACCCTTCCCCTTACCTTGAAGCGGTTCGAGAGCAAATTGCCGGGTAATCCCGAACTGGTGTCGTCTGATGAAGAACTGCAGGCGTTGATCGCCCACGATGAAGGCGATTACACGTACAGCGTGGCCGATTATTTTGCGCGGCCCAATGCGTCCTCCTTCCAGTTGTCACCCAACGGCAAGTACCTCTCCTACATGGAAAAGGAAGGGCTCAAGAACCACGTCTATACCAAAGAGCTGGCTACCGGTGAAGTGGTACGTGCCATCGAAGAGAAAGAGGAACCGATTAAAGGGTATGGCTGGGTTAATGACGATCGCCTGTTCTACGCGATGGACCACGGGGGCAACGAGAACTACCATATCTACGCGGCCAATATCGACGGGAGCAACGCGCTCGATCTTACCCCGTTTGATGGGGTCAGGGCCGGCATTATCTCGCTCTTGAAAGAACAGAAGGATTACATCATCATCTCCATGAACAAGGATAACCCGCAGATTTTCGAGCCGTATAAATTGAACGTGGTGACCGGTGAACTCGAAAAACTCTACGAGAACAGCGACCCGGCCAACCCCATTCAAGGGTATGATTTTGACCCAACTTTCACCCTCAAAATTATTTTTGATAAAAAATGA
- a CDS encoding Gfo/Idh/MocA family protein: MKFPILLISLIIFAGLFVKQLIDTPPSSNPVRIGIDGLSHDHVHGLLNRYKERTDILIVGIAESNKKRAQALSVQYGFDMGIVYDDLATMVEETQPEGVVAFNSIYDHLSTVEVCAPRGIHVMVEKPLAVSTEHAEEMKKLARENNIHLLTNYETTWYPAHYKAFEMAVLKQEIGDINKVIINDGHKGPVEIGCSPEFLEWLTDPVQNGGGAVTDFGCYGANLMTWIMQNEEPETVTAILQTIKPEVYPEVDDQATIILTYPHAQAVIQGSWNWPIDRKDLSIYGEDGYVSVLNSHDLEYRLARSTPKREEKVTESPLEAKEPFNYFANVIRGDVKVKVTDLSSLENNLIVVKILDAAKQSAAEGRTVQFTK, encoded by the coding sequence ATGAAATTTCCTATTTTATTAATAAGCCTTATCATTTTTGCCGGCCTATTTGTTAAGCAACTCATTGATACGCCGCCATCGAGTAATCCTGTTCGGATCGGAATTGACGGCCTGTCGCATGATCATGTACACGGCCTTTTGAATCGATATAAGGAACGTACCGATATCCTTATTGTCGGTATTGCTGAATCCAATAAGAAAAGAGCACAGGCCCTTTCGGTTCAGTATGGATTTGATATGGGCATAGTGTACGATGACCTGGCTACAATGGTTGAAGAGACCCAACCGGAAGGAGTGGTCGCTTTTAATTCGATTTATGATCATTTAAGCACCGTAGAGGTATGTGCACCGAGAGGAATCCATGTAATGGTAGAGAAACCGCTGGCAGTGAGTACCGAACACGCTGAAGAAATGAAAAAACTGGCCCGGGAAAATAATATTCACCTTTTGACCAACTACGAGACAACATGGTATCCAGCTCATTACAAGGCTTTCGAAATGGCTGTCCTGAAGCAGGAAATCGGAGATATTAATAAAGTCATTATCAATGACGGACATAAAGGGCCTGTGGAGATCGGATGCTCTCCCGAATTTTTGGAGTGGCTTACTGATCCTGTCCAGAATGGAGGAGGGGCGGTAACCGATTTTGGCTGTTACGGAGCCAACCTGATGACCTGGATTATGCAGAATGAGGAACCTGAAACTGTTACGGCAATACTACAGACGATCAAGCCGGAGGTTTATCCCGAAGTAGATGACCAGGCAACCATTATTCTGACTTATCCGCACGCACAGGCCGTGATTCAAGGATCGTGGAACTGGCCTATAGACAGGAAAGACCTCTCTATTTACGGAGAGGATGGGTATGTAAGTGTGCTCAATAGCCATGATCTGGAATACCGTTTAGCGCGTTCTACTCCAAAGCGCGAAGAAAAAGTAACCGAATCTCCTTTGGAAGCAAAAGAGCCATTTAACTATTTCGCAAATGTGATCAGGGGAGATGTCAAAGTGAAAGTCACAGACCTTTCTTCTTTGGAAAACAACCTGATTGTCGTGAAAATATTGGACGCGGCGAAACAAAGTGCTGCAGAGGGGAGAACAGTTCAGTTTACAAAGTAA
- a CDS encoding cupin domain-containing protein, translated as MKVTRIYTDTNGDSRFEDIEIDLFDRGEIGRLSENIEVKSLQFRTVPPDYDYDFHHAPQRQYIVLLDGGVEIETSLGEVRQFQTGEILLVEDTTGKGHRTKNLEKKERTSIFIHLA; from the coding sequence ATGAAAGTAACCCGCATTTATACCGATACTAACGGAGACTCCCGGTTTGAGGATATCGAAATAGACTTGTTCGACCGTGGTGAAATTGGACGCCTGTCTGAAAATATCGAAGTGAAATCTCTGCAATTCAGAACAGTCCCACCCGATTACGACTATGATTTCCATCACGCTCCGCAACGCCAGTATATTGTTTTGTTAGACGGCGGAGTGGAAATCGAAACATCATTGGGAGAGGTACGTCAATTTCAAACTGGCGAAATTCTTTTGGTGGAAGATACAACCGGTAAAGGACACCGTACTAAAAATTTAGAGAAAAAGGAACGTACATCAATTTTTATCCACTTAGCCTGA
- a CDS encoding S9 family peptidase, whose product MNIIKRIGVLIAVIVTTMSLNAQTIAGDWKGTLSVQGIDLELIFHLTGEDGNLSGTMDVPMQGAAGIPVDVAELLDNRLKLGVTAAQIVYNGELQGDSITGNYEQAGMTLPLTLRRFESKLPGNPDLVTNEEALRKLVDFDKGDYKYSVADYFARPNASAFQLSPNGKYLSYKEKDGLKNHVYIKNLASGEVIRAIEEKEEPIKGYGWINDDRLFYAMDNGGNENYHIYATNIDGGNSRDLTPFEGVRAGIISLLKDQKDYIIISMNKDNPQIFEPYKLNVVTGELEKLYENSDVANPIQGYDFDKEGNLRAYTKMVNGVEMEFYYKNTETGDFELKKKMNWDDSFSIIAFNYNTSDPDDAYVVTNLDGDKTRIVLYDLKNNREIKEVFSNPQYDVAGMGLSRKRNYEIDYFSYEGEKSEVIPVSDLYKEIDAGVNKNFPGKIYGIADYDDDENTFLIILQSDKLYGKYYEYDVKTKQFTLLYDLMPQLKEEDMAEMRPITFKSRDGLTIHGYITLPKEALAGKRVPMIVNPHGGPQGIRDSWGFNPETQLFASRGYATLQVNFRISGGYGKEFLRAGFKQIGRKVMDDVEDGVRYAIAQGWADESKIAIYGGSHGGYATLMGLVKTPDLYTCGVDYVGVSNIETFFSSFPEYWKPLTEMVKQIWYDLDDPEEKVIAREASPVYQIDKISKPVYVVQGANDPRVNINESDQIVTALRAKGLEIPYMVKYNEGHGFYREENRMDFYSTMLGFLAKYLK is encoded by the coding sequence ATGAACATAATAAAAAGAATTGGCGTACTAATCGCCGTGATTGTAACAACTATGAGTCTGAATGCACAAACTATTGCAGGTGACTGGAAAGGCACCCTTTCGGTGCAAGGGATAGATCTGGAACTGATTTTCCACCTTACCGGGGAAGACGGGAATTTATCCGGTACAATGGACGTCCCTATGCAGGGGGCGGCCGGCATACCGGTAGATGTGGCAGAACTGTTGGATAATCGGCTCAAACTGGGAGTGACTGCGGCGCAGATCGTTTATAATGGAGAACTGCAGGGAGACAGTATTACCGGAAACTACGAGCAGGCCGGAATGACTCTCCCGCTTACTTTAAGACGGTTTGAAAGTAAACTTCCCGGGAATCCCGATCTGGTGACGAATGAAGAAGCATTGCGTAAACTGGTCGACTTCGATAAGGGAGATTATAAATACAGTGTGGCCGATTACTTTGCCCGGCCCAATGCATCGGCATTCCAGTTATCACCAAACGGAAAGTATCTGTCGTACAAAGAAAAGGATGGACTTAAAAACCATGTTTATATAAAAAATCTTGCCTCCGGAGAGGTGATTCGTGCCATCGAAGAAAAAGAGGAACCGATCAAAGGATACGGATGGATTAACGACGATCGTTTGTTTTATGCGATGGACAACGGGGGAAATGAAAACTACCATATTTACGCGACAAATATCGATGGGGGAAATAGCCGTGATCTTACTCCCTTTGAAGGTGTAAGGGCGGGAATCATCTCTCTCCTGAAAGATCAGAAAGATTACATTATCATTTCGATGAATAAAGATAATCCGCAGATATTCGAGCCTTATAAACTGAATGTGGTAACGGGTGAATTGGAAAAACTCTACGAAAACAGTGATGTCGCTAATCCTATCCAGGGATATGATTTTGACAAAGAGGGCAATTTGCGTGCCTATACCAAAATGGTAAACGGAGTGGAAATGGAGTTTTATTATAAAAATACGGAAACAGGAGATTTCGAGTTGAAGAAAAAAATGAACTGGGACGACAGCTTCTCGATCATCGCCTTTAATTACAATACGTCCGATCCCGATGATGCCTATGTGGTTACCAACCTCGACGGAGATAAAACCCGTATCGTTCTCTACGACCTGAAAAACAACCGTGAAATAAAAGAAGTATTTTCAAACCCTCAATATGATGTAGCCGGTATGGGGCTCTCTCGTAAACGCAACTACGAAATTGATTATTTCAGCTACGAGGGAGAAAAATCGGAAGTTATCCCGGTGAGTGACCTCTACAAGGAAATCGATGCCGGAGTGAACAAGAACTTCCCCGGAAAGATATATGGTATTGCTGATTATGACGACGATGAAAACACATTCCTGATCATCCTGCAAAGCGATAAGTTGTATGGAAAGTACTATGAGTACGACGTAAAAACAAAACAGTTTACCCTGTTATACGACCTGATGCCGCAACTGAAGGAAGAGGATATGGCGGAAATGCGTCCTATCACCTTTAAGAGCCGTGACGGACTGACGATCCACGGATATATCACACTCCCGAAAGAAGCACTGGCAGGCAAAAGAGTACCTATGATTGTGAATCCGCATGGCGGTCCGCAGGGAATCCGCGACTCGTGGGGATTTAATCCCGAAACGCAATTGTTTGCCAGCCGCGGCTATGCTACCCTGCAAGTGAACTTCCGTATCTCGGGCGGATATGGTAAAGAGTTTCTGCGTGCCGGTTTCAAGCAGATTGGCAGGAAAGTGATGGATGATGTGGAAGATGGTGTACGTTATGCCATTGCGCAGGGTTGGGCAGATGAAAGTAAAATTGCGATCTATGGCGGTAGCCATGGTGGCTATGCTACACTGATGGGACTTGTAAAAACGCCCGATCTCTATACCTGTGGCGTAGATTATGTGGGCGTGTCCAATATCGAAACTTTCTTTTCGTCGTTCCCGGAATACTGGAAACCCCTGACTGAAATGGTGAAGCAGATATGGTATGACCTGGATGATCCCGAAGAGAAAGTTATTGCCCGTGAAGCTTCACCGGTGTATCAAATCGATAAGATCTCCAAGCCGGTCTATGTGGTACAGGGTGCTAACGACCCCCGCGTGAACATCAACGAGTCGGATCAGATTGTGACGGCACTACGCGCGAAAGGTCTGGAAATTCCCTATATGGTGAAATACAACGAAGGGCACGGCTTCTATCGTGAAGAGAATCGTATGGACTTTTACAGTACCATGCTGGGATTCCTGGCGAAATACCTCAAGTAG
- a CDS encoding ThuA domain-containing protein encodes MQSYRKIIIAFVAVMLCVANIKATNNLKIAENSLHGKKVLYVYGGWEGHEPEKCRDIFVPWLKSEGAEVFIFDQLSCYEDSALMANIDLIIQHYTQGEISGSQDKALRNAVKRGVGLAGWHGGTGDSFRNNVDFQYMIGGQWVAHPGNIISYTVNITDKEDPVTKGLNDFDMKSEQYYMHIDPNIKVLATTIFSGEHDYWIEGAVMPVVWKKQYGKGRVFYSSLGHVASDFDVPEALEIMKRGIRWAAESLEKEPEKLVSPIYK; translated from the coding sequence ATGCAATCTTACAGGAAAATAATCATCGCTTTTGTAGCAGTAATGCTTTGCGTAGCCAATATCAAGGCAACCAATAACCTGAAAATAGCCGAAAACTCGTTGCACGGTAAAAAAGTGTTGTACGTTTACGGCGGCTGGGAAGGCCACGAACCCGAAAAGTGCCGGGATATATTCGTACCCTGGTTAAAATCGGAAGGTGCGGAAGTTTTTATATTCGATCAACTCTCCTGCTATGAAGACTCTGCATTAATGGCCAATATCGATTTGATCATACAACATTATACACAGGGAGAAATATCCGGTTCACAAGACAAAGCATTGCGTAATGCTGTGAAACGGGGAGTAGGGTTAGCGGGCTGGCACGGCGGGACAGGAGACTCTTTCCGGAACAACGTTGATTTTCAATATATGATTGGTGGACAATGGGTTGCCCACCCGGGAAATATCATATCATACACGGTGAATATCACCGACAAAGAAGATCCTGTTACCAAAGGATTAAACGATTTTGACATGAAATCGGAACAATATTACATGCATATCGACCCGAACATAAAAGTGTTGGCAACGACCATATTCTCGGGAGAGCACGACTATTGGATTGAAGGAGCCGTAATGCCCGTAGTGTGGAAAAAACAGTACGGCAAGGGACGTGTTTTCTATTCTTCACTGGGACACGTCGCCAGCGATTTTGATGTACCCGAAGCACTCGAGATCATGAAACGCGGTATCAGATGGGCGGCAGAAAGCTTAGAAAAAGAGCCCGAAAAATTGGTTTCACCGATTTATAAATAA
- a CDS encoding Gfo/Idh/MocA family protein: MQNQSKKVTRREFLGLSALGLTSLTILPSWTMNGVRIAPSDRVVLGFIGLGRQGIGDFHAFTHCPGVQVVAGCDVDSIKNDRFRQAVTAWQRSKGMPERCNTYEFYEQLLERKDIDAIAIATPDHWHALNVIHSCQAGKDVYCQKPLSYNISESLAVVKAVRHNNRIVQIGSQQRSSKEFQTAISMVRNGSLGYVKEVHVRVGEPPAPFNLPEEPVPSNLNFNQWLGPLNFPVVHYNHKMCPPITYPELKETGDWAVWRYYRETGNGFIGDWGAHHFDIAQAALGMDGLTPVEYIPAGYNGTKYATMKYTNGQVVTEQPFREDKPDDKGINFIGEKAWLKVARGYIECSDPNLLQKSEQTFAAGEYEVSAPHMQDFINSVRSRKEPIAPVEAGASTNIFFCNVNIAHELGRPVKWDPVTKRYFDDKEAEAHRLYYYEYRNPYKLPYRDRMI, from the coding sequence ATGCAAAATCAATCAAAAAAAGTAACACGAAGAGAATTCCTGGGTTTATCCGCATTGGGATTAACAAGTCTGACGATATTACCGAGTTGGACAATGAATGGGGTTAGAATAGCACCGAGTGACAGGGTGGTTTTGGGCTTCATTGGTTTGGGAAGGCAAGGTATAGGCGATTTCCACGCCTTCACCCATTGTCCCGGCGTACAGGTGGTTGCCGGTTGTGATGTGGATTCTATCAAAAACGATCGTTTCAGGCAAGCTGTCACCGCATGGCAAAGATCCAAAGGCATGCCCGAGAGATGCAATACCTACGAATTCTATGAACAACTCCTCGAACGTAAAGATATTGATGCTATTGCCATCGCCACTCCCGACCATTGGCATGCACTGAATGTAATCCACTCTTGTCAGGCCGGCAAAGATGTCTATTGTCAAAAACCATTGTCGTACAATATTTCCGAGAGTTTGGCTGTAGTCAAAGCAGTTCGTCACAATAACCGCATTGTACAGATAGGCAGCCAACAGCGATCAAGCAAAGAATTTCAAACAGCCATCTCCATGGTAAGAAACGGAAGTCTCGGATATGTAAAAGAAGTACATGTGAGAGTCGGTGAACCGCCCGCACCTTTTAACCTGCCGGAGGAACCGGTACCCTCTAACCTGAACTTCAACCAGTGGCTTGGCCCGTTAAACTTTCCGGTAGTGCATTACAATCACAAAATGTGTCCGCCTATCACTTACCCTGAACTGAAAGAAACGGGCGACTGGGCAGTATGGCGTTACTACAGGGAGACTGGCAACGGATTCATCGGCGATTGGGGAGCTCACCATTTCGATATCGCACAGGCAGCATTGGGTATGGACGGATTAACACCCGTGGAATATATACCTGCCGGATATAATGGAACGAAATATGCCACAATGAAATATACCAACGGACAGGTAGTAACCGAACAACCTTTCCGTGAGGACAAACCGGATGATAAAGGTATAAATTTCATCGGCGAAAAAGCGTGGTTGAAAGTAGCAAGGGGGTATATTGAATGTTCCGATCCGAACCTTCTGCAAAAATCGGAACAGACTTTTGCGGCCGGAGAATACGAAGTGAGTGCCCCGCATATGCAGGACTTTATCAACAGTGTGAGATCCCGGAAAGAACCTATCGCACCTGTTGAAGCAGGCGCTTCTACCAATATTTTCTTCTGTAATGTGAATATCGCCCATGAACTCGGACGCCCGGTAAAATGGGATCCGGTAACCAAGAGATATTTCGATGACAAAGAGGCGGAAGCCCATCGTTTATATTACTACGAATATAGGAATCCTTATAAACTACCCTACCGGGATAGGATGATTTGA
- a CDS encoding sugar phosphate isomerase/epimerase family protein, producing the protein MPRLVTLYSLQWGDLSLENVCAKAKEFGYDGLELGLPDHLDVRQTDPEYYKGIKDLLGKNGLQLHTISSHLVGQAVCDRIDERHKGILPAYIWGDGDPEGVRQRAAEELILTAKAARSLGVNTVVGFTGSPIWHLLYSFPPVTGSMIDDGYKEFARRFIPILDEFEKLDVRFALEVHPTEIAFDTFSARKALEAVDHHPAFGFNYDPSHMGYQGVDYVDFIYQFPDRIFHVHMKDVYWSDTPKQVGVFGGHVPFGDPRRYWNFRSVGRGKINFEEIIRALNAIGYQGPLSIEWEDSAMDREHGARESCEFIKRIDFQMSKHAFDAFFAK; encoded by the coding sequence ATGCCTCGATTAGTAACACTCTACTCTCTTCAATGGGGAGATCTATCATTGGAAAACGTATGTGCCAAAGCGAAAGAATTTGGCTACGACGGGCTTGAATTAGGATTGCCTGACCATTTGGATGTACGACAAACCGATCCGGAATATTACAAAGGCATCAAAGATCTTTTGGGAAAGAATGGGTTACAGCTACACACAATTTCTTCCCATCTGGTAGGACAAGCGGTATGTGACCGGATCGATGAACGGCACAAAGGAATTTTACCCGCTTACATCTGGGGTGACGGTGATCCCGAAGGTGTCCGCCAACGTGCTGCCGAAGAGTTGATATTAACGGCAAAAGCGGCCCGGTCATTAGGTGTAAACACGGTGGTAGGATTTACAGGAAGTCCAATCTGGCATTTGCTTTATTCATTTCCGCCTGTTACCGGATCTATGATTGATGACGGCTATAAAGAATTTGCCCGCCGTTTTATCCCCATTCTCGATGAATTTGAAAAACTGGATGTCCGTTTTGCATTGGAAGTCCACCCTACCGAAATTGCATTTGATACATTTTCAGCCCGTAAGGCATTGGAAGCTGTGGATCATCACCCTGCTTTCGGCTTCAATTACGATCCGAGCCATATGGGATACCAGGGTGTGGATTACGTGGACTTTATTTACCAGTTCCCCGATCGTATCTTCCACGTCCATATGAAGGATGTGTACTGGAGTGATACTCCCAAACAAGTAGGCGTGTTCGGCGGGCATGTACCTTTCGGCGATCCCCGGCGTTACTGGAATTTCAGAAGTGTGGGTAGAGGCAAGATCAACTTCGAAGAAATTATCCGTGCACTCAATGCTATCGGTTATCAAGGACCACTTTCAATAGAATGGGAAGATAGTGCCATGGATCGTGAACACGGTGCGCGTGAGTCCTGCGAATTTATCAAACGGATCGATTTCCAGATGTCAAAACATGCTTTTGACGCATTTTTTGCAAAATAA